In Populus alba chromosome 1, ASM523922v2, whole genome shotgun sequence, a single window of DNA contains:
- the LOC118062648 gene encoding ABC transporter G family member 29, producing the protein MDGVERARASGRRSSHNSLSRSISRSLSRASWNMEDMFSIGRQSRRSNLVDEDEEALKWAAIEKLPTYNRLRTSIIKSFVDTEDQGSKMQQHKEVDVRKLDINERQNFIDKLFKVAEEDNEKYLKKFRQRVDKVGIRLPTIEVRFDHLTIEADCHFGTRALPTLPNAARNMFESALGVVGINLAQRTKLTILRDASGVIKPSRMALLLGPPSSGKTTLLLALAGKLDPSLKVTGDLTYNGYELKEFMPRKSSAYISQNDVHIGEMTVKETLDFSARCQGVGTRYDLLSELARREKDAGIFPEAEVDLFMKATAMEGVESSLITDYTLKILGLDICKDTIVGDDMIRGISGGQKKRVTTGEMIVGPTKTLFMDEISTGLDSSTTYQIVKCLQHIVHYTEATILVSLLQPAPETFDLFDDIILLSEGQIVYQGPREHIIAFFESCGFRCPERKGTADFLQEVTSKKDQEQYWDDRNKPYRYVTVPEFVERFKRFHVGMRLENELSVPFDKTQGHKAALSFSKYSVPKMELLKACWDREWILVKRNAYVYVAKTVQLLIMAIIMSTVFIKSKMHTRNEEDGAVYIGALLFTMIINMFNGFAELSLVIKRLPVFYKQRDLQFHPAWTFTLPTFLLQLPMSIIESVVWVSITYYSVGFAPEASRFFKQLLLVFFIQQMAAGLFRLIAGVCRTMIIANTGGALTLLLVFLLGGFILPKGTIPDWWGWGYWVSPLSYGFNAIAVNEMSAPRWMNKNGSDGSTILGTAVLKSFDVYTDKNWYWIGTASILGFAVLFNVLFTFALAYFSPAGKPQAIISEETKKEGTNTSEMAILRTRSPSNPNGVSGNADSLEAANGVAPKRGMVLPFTPLAMSFDSMNYFVDMPPEMKEQGVPEDRLQLLREVTGAFRPGVLTALMGVSGAGKTTLMDVLAGRKTGGYIEGDIKISGFSKKQETFARISGYCEQNDIHSPQVTVKESLIYSAFLRLPKEVSKQEKMIFVDEVMELVELNNLKDAVVGLPGITGLSTEQRKRLTIAVELVANPSIIFMDEPTSGLDARAAAIVMRTVRNTVDTGRTVVCTIHQPSIDIFEAFDELLLMKRGGQTIYSGPLGRNSHKIVEYFEAIPGVPKIKEKYNPATWMLEVSSVAAEVRLGMDFAEQYKSSSLHQRNKALVKELSTPPPGATDLYFATQYSESAWGQFKSCLWKQWWTYWRSPDYNLVRYFFTLVCALMVGSIFWKVGTKRDSSSDLSMIIGAMYASVLFVGINNCSTVQPVVAVERTVFYREKAAGMYSALPYAIAQVVCEIPYVFVQTTYYTLIVYAMVSFEWTAAKFLWFFFVNFFSFLYFTYYGMMTVSVTPNHQVAAIFAATFYSLFNLFSGFFIPRPRIPKWWVWYYWICPVAWTVYGLIVSQYGDVSDPITVPDGSRVAIKAYIQENYGYDPDFMGQVAAVLVGFTVFFAFLFAFCIRTLNFQTR; encoded by the exons ATGGATGGCGTAGAGAGGGCTCGAGCTTCTGGTAGACGATCAAGCCACAACAGCTTGAGCAGGAGCATAAGCAGGAGCTTGAGCAGGGCTAGTTGGAACATGGAAGACATGTTTTCAATTGGCAGGCAATCTAGGAGAAGCAACCTTgtcgatgaagatgaagaagctcTAAAATGGGCTGCCATAGAGAAGTTGCCGACATACAATAGGTTAAGAACAAGTATCATCAAATCTTTCGTGGATACTGAGGACCAAGGCAGCAAGATGCAGCAGCATAAAGAAGTTGATGTGAGAAAGCTTGACATAAATGAGAGACAAAATTTTATCGACAAGCTCTTTAAGGTTGCAGAGGAAGATAATGAGAAATACTTGAAGAAATTCAGACAAAGAGTCGATAA GGTTGGCATCCGACTCCCGACAATTGAGGTCAGGTTTGATCATTTAACAATTGAAGCTGACTGCCATTTTGGCACCAGAGCTCTCCCCACCCTTCCAAATGCTGCAAGAAACATGTTTGAATCAGCTCTTGGTGTAGTTGGGATTAATTTGGCTCAGAGAACTAAGCTCACAATCCTCAGAGATGCATCTGGGGTTATAAAACCTTCACG GATGGCACTACTGCTGGGACCACCATCCTCAGGAAAAACAACTCTTTTGTTAGCTCTAGCAGGAAAGTTGGACCCGAGTCTTAAG GTTACAGGAGACCTAACATACAATGGATATGAACTCAAGGAATTTATGCCACGGAAATCATCAGCATATATCAGCCAAAACGATGTTCACATAGGAGAAATGACCGTGAAAGAAACCTTGGATTTCTCAGCAAGGTGTCAAGGGGTCGGGACACGATATG ATCTCCTAAGTGAGCTTGCAAGAAGAGAGAAGGATGCTGGAATATTTCCAGAGGCAGAAGTGGATCTTTTCATGAAG GCAACTGCAATGGAAGGAGTTGAAAGCAGTCTCATTACTGACTACACACTCAAA ATACTAGGACTTGATATATGCAAGGATACCATCGTCGGAGATGACATGATACGAGGGATATCGGGTGGACAGAAAAAGCGAGTGACTACAG GGGAGATGATTGTTGGACCCACAAAAACACTTTTCATGGATGAGATATCCACCGGTCTAGATAGCTCCACGACATATCAAATAGTGAAGTGCTTGCAGCACATTGTACACTACACCGAGGCTACAATCTTGGTGTCCCTGCTCCAACCTGCTCCTGAGACGTTTGATCTCTTTGATGATATCATCCTTTTATCAGAAGGCCAGATAGTATACCAGGGCCCACGAGAACACATTATTGCTTTCTTTGAGAGCTGTGGGTTCCGCTGTCCTGAGAGGAAGGGCACAGCTGATTTCTTACAAGAG GTTACTTCGAAGAAAGACCAGGAACAGTATTGGGATGATAGAAACAAGCCATATAGATACGTAACAGTCCCAGAATTTGTTGAAAGGTTCAAGAGGTTCCATGTGGGGATGAGGCTAGAGAATGAGCTTTCCGTGCCATTTGACAAGACCCAAGGCCACAAAGCAGCTCTGTCATTCTCGAAGTATTCTGTTCCCAAAATGGAACTACTCAAGGCATGTTGGGATCGAGAATGGATACTGGTTAAGAGAAATGCATATGTTTATGTAGCCAAGACGGTTCAACTTCTTATTATGGCAATTATAATGTCCACGGTGTTCATCAAGTCTAAAATGCACACAAGGAATGAAGAAGATGGAGCGGTATACATTGGTGCCCTTTTGTTTACTATGATCATTAACATGTTCAATGGTTTTGCTGAGCTCTCGCTTGTAATCAAGAGGCTTCCAGTATTTTACAAGCAAAGAGATCTTCAATTCCATCCTGCCTGGACTTTCACTCTGCCAACTTTCTTGCTGCAGCTGCCAATGTCTATAATTGAGTCTGTTGTTTGGGTGTCAATTACCTATTACTCCGTTGGTTTTGCACCTGAAGCTAGCAG GTTTTTCAAGCAACTGCTGCTGGTATTTTTCATCCAACAGATGGCTGCTGGACTCTTTAGGCTTATTGCTGGGGTCTGCAGAACCATGATCATTGCCAACACCGGCGGGGCTCTCACTCTACTCCTTGTTTTCTTGCTTGGCGGTTTCATCTTACCTAAAG GTACCATTCCAGATTGGTGGGGATGGGGTTATTGGGTTTCACCTTTGTCTTATGGTTTCAATGCCATAGCTGTGAACGAAATGTCTGCACCAAGGTGGATGAACAAAAAC GGTTCAGACGGCTCTACCATTTTAGGCACAGCAGTGCTCAAGAGCTTTGATGTTTACACAGATAAGAACTGGTATTGGATTGGCACAGCTTCTATTCTAGGCTTTGCTGTTCTATTCAATGTTCTCTTCACCTTTGCTCTCGCGTACTTTAGTC CTGCTGGAAAGCCACAGGCCATAATCTCtgaggaaacaaaaaaagaaggaaccAATACAA GTGAAATGGCAATCTTGAGAACGAGGAGCCCATCCAATCCCAATGGAGTCAGTGGAAATGCCGATTCACTTGAGGCAGCAAATGGAGTTGCTCCTAAGAGAGGAATGGTTCTTCCTTTCACTCCTCTAGCCATGTCCTTTGACAGTATGAATTATTTTGTGGACATGCCCCCG GAAATGAAGGAGCAAGGAGTTCCAGAGGATAGGTTGCAACTACTTCGAGAAGTAACAGGAGCATTTAGGCCTGGAGTACTCACGGCATTAATGGGAGTCAGTGGAGCTGGAAAGACCACACTGATGGATGTTTTGGCAGGAAGAAAGACTGGTGGATACATTGAAGGTGATATTAAAATTTCCGGGTTCTCCAAGAAACAGGAAACGTTTGCAAGAATTTCTGGATATTGCGAACAGAATGATATCCACTCTCCTCAAGTCACTGTTAAAGAATCTTTGATTTATTCAGCATTTCTTCGGCTCCCTAAAGAAGTCAGCAAACAAGAAAAGATG ATTTTCGTGGATGAAGTGATGGAGTTGGTCGAGCTAAACAATCTCAAGGATGCTGTAGTTGGGCTTCCAGGAATCACAGGGTTGTCAACAGAACAGAGAAAAAGGTTAACAATAGCAGTGGAACTGGTTGCTAATCCCTCCATCATTTTCATGGATGAACCAACTTCTGGTCTTGATGCAAGGGCAGCTGCCATTGTTATGAGGACTGTGAGAAACACTGTGGATACTGGGAGAACAGTTGTCTGTACGATCCATCAACCTAGCATTGACATCTTTGAAGCCTTTGATGAATTGTTATTAATGAAGAGGGGAGGACAAACAATCTACTCAGGACCATTGGGTCGAAACTCTCACAAGATCGTTGAATACTTCGAG GCCATTCCTGGAGTCCCTAAAATCAAAGAGAAGTACAATCCAGCGACATGGATGCTAGAAGTGAGTTCAGTTGCAGCTGAAGTCCGGCTTGGAATGGACTTTGCGGAACAGTACAAATCTTCATCCTTGCATCA GAGAAACAAGGCTTTGGTGAAGGAGTTGAGCACACCACCACCAGGAGCAACAGACCTTTATTTCGCCACTCAGTATTCAGAGTCTGCATGGGGGCAGTTCAAATCTTGCCTTTGGAAGCAGTGGTGGACATACTGGAGAAGTCCTGATTACAACCTTGTTAGATACTTCTTCACCTTGGTTTGTGCTCTTATGGTTGGTAGCATATTCTGGAAGGTCGGGACAAAAAG GGATAGCTCAAGCGATCTGTCTATGATTATCGGtgccatgtatgcttctgtctTGTTTGTTGGTATTAACAACTGCTCAACTGTACAACCAGTTGTAGCAGTCGAAAGAACCGTGTTTTACCGAGAAAAAGCAGCTGGAATGTATTCTGCATTACCCTATGCCATTGCACAG GTTGTTTGTGAAATACCATACGTATTTGTTCAAACTACATACTATACACTTATTGTGTATGCCATGGTGTCCTTCGAATGGACTGCAGCCAAATTCTTGTGGTTCTTCTTTGtcaatttcttttccttcctttaCTTCACATACTATGGAATGATGACTGTTTCCGTTACCCCAAACCACCAAGTAGCAGCCATCTTTGCAGCAACATTCTATTCTCTCTTCAATCTTTTCTCTGGCTTCTTTATACCAAGACCG AGAATTCCCAAGTGGTGGGTCTGGTACTATTGGATTTGCCCTGTAGCGTGGACAGTGTATGGACTAATCGTGTCCCAATACGGTGATGTTTCGGACCCCATTACTGTTCCTGATGGCAGTCGTGTCGCGATAAAGGCTTATATACAAGAAAATTATGGATATGACCCAGATTTCATGGGGCAGGTTGCCGCAGTCTTAGTTGGCTTTACTGTCTTCTTCGCATTCCTGTTTGCCTTCTGCATAAGGACACTGAACTTCCAGACAAGATAG